The segment TAGCTTCactttcagggtcctggtattgtgcatgctggcttaccgtattttccgcactataaggcgcacttaaaagcctttaattttctcaaaaacgacagtgcgccttataatccggagcgccttatatatggattaattctggttgtgcttactgacctcgaagcgattttgtgtggtaaacggcgctctgtcaaaatgttttagtacgactttggtaaactacaaagccgcaccgcagcagcattacggcgaccgtagtcaggagcgtcgcagagtaatacatactgtgcttcaccataatattacagtgtgtgtgtataaggacccaacatggcacctgtcaagagacacgcttacgacgcggacttcaaactcaaggctgtcagtcacgcaggagaacatgggaatagagcagctgcgagagaattcaacattaatgaatcaatggtacggaagtggaggaagtttgactgactgactgttttgtttcgctatACTTGAATAGAACTGGAACTTAAAATCAGGAAGTGGCCAATCATTACTAACTGGGATACTTGAATAGAACTGGAACTTAAAATCAGGAAGTGGCCAATCATTACTCACTGGGATACTTGAATAGAACTGAAACTTAAAATCAGGAAGTGGCCAATCAGAATGTTGCATGTCCGAGCCACATCATGGGGGGGATTGGTTTTTCAACTCAATAGATAGTGTTTATTTCTTCGGGCTATAATAGTTTGTTGGTCCTTTTGCTTAAGTTAATTGCTCaacataataatacagtaactgtcaagttttgttttatttgtagatTTGCAAGAGATAGTGTTAACCCTTTGTTTCAAAAATGGTCTGATGAACCTTTAGGCCGGTGTCCCTCTGGGTTCAGTTGTTGGGTCAGTTTGGTCAGTTCAGTTCTACTCAGTTCATGTTAACTGAACATAGCCTGAGTAATGTTCTGTTTTATGGGCCGAGAACTTCATTGCatgttttgtaaattgtttgtttcacttctggaaaaaaaaacaaagctcttTTTTGAATTCgagaaattatattaaaaaaaaacaataatcttatttaattttacattgAAAAATGTTGCAGCTGTGTTCAGAAGTTGACTgtacaacattaaataaaaaatgtattcaattataAAAATGGAGCTTTTGCACACTGAGGATGTAAACTGTCAATCATTCTGCTAACATGACGATGTACATAAAGTTTAGTGATGTGTTTGTGGTAACTAGAACAAGAGAAGAGTGAACTTTTCCTTTGGGTAGTGAGGCTTTACAGATAGGCTTAgatatttaaacagttttttgatttttaaatctGACATAGTACAAGACATTTGGAAATTAACTCAAACACagaatgtttttaatatataaaaatgtattacaaaattccacattacattattacattttaagaaaatcaTTTAGCAGACTGTTGATATTATCTTGTGGCACAAATgtagacttacaataagtgtattcaacataggtattcaactTTAACTACTTTACTGATTTACAAAAGCTTCCATAAGTTCCACAACCCACAggttacattttaagaaaattgAAATATAAGTGTTGATATTATCTGGTGGCACATCATGTAGACATTACATGGTTCTTTATCTTAAAGTGGACAAAAAAGAAAGCCATAGggttttttaaactttaactttGACTGATTTGAGAAAAGCTTCCTTCAAACAAATAAGCGACCAAACTCCAGGCCACTGGTAGTAGTTACTAAAATGGTAGTAATTggtattatttttaaaagacaaggTAATGCTTCCTCTTCATATGAAAAGAAAGATATGTAGAGTCATTCATGGTTCTGTTTGTTGACACTGATATTGTGGTCAcgtgacacaaaaaaagcacacaggCCAGCAGGGTTTTCAGTAAATCAAAGTGAGTGAAGACTGGAATATTTCTTATTGCACAAGAGACGGTATTTTGAAAGACTTGAGTTGTACTGAGAATTGAAATGGCCATTGGACAGAAATAATGCTAAAAATCCATTGATTTATCATTTtggcagacaaacaaacatagaTAATTTTCCagttttcaggaattttttacATGCAGGATCATGTAGGGATGCTGGGAAGGGAGTGTGGCAAGTGCTGATAGTGATGAGGCAACAGTGGTCCAAGTGAGTATAAATACCAGATCATTTTACACATTCAGCCATCAGACAGCAGAACTCAGAAGAGCTGACAAGAGTCACCAAAAGATCTGAAGAAATCTACTTGATTTGAAACCTTAAACCAGTCTGACCGTGCTAAGATGAAGACTTTCAGTGTTGCTGTTGCAGTAGCCATCGTGCTCACCTTTATTTGTATTCAGCAGAGCTCTGCTGTCCCAGTCACTGAGGTAAGAACTTGACTTGTACTCATTTAATTCACTTATTATCTATAAATGTTGTCCAGGTCCTAAAATGTGGCCCCTATTGTAAATGTGCACGATTCACCAACAGgtgcaggagctggaggagccaATGAGCATTGACAACCCAGTGGCTGAATATGAGGAGACATCAGTGGACTCATGGCAGGTATGTTCACTTGACTGAATGAATGTGGCCGAACACAACGAGCTCATTTAAGAGGAAGTGGATGTGTTTTCCCTACAAAGTGGCCTGATGCTCTCTGAAGGAGAGAGAATAAACACAGTGAGTGATGATGCTGGAGATGAACACACTGCTCATGTCTTTTATTTCTCACACAGATGCCGTACAACAACAGAGAGAAGCGTggcattaagtgcaagttttGCTGCGGCTGCTGCAGACCCGGGGTCTGTGGATTGTGCTGCAGGTTCTGAGGAGTCCTGCTCCAACAACCATAGTTgtaaaattcagatttttggtCATGCTGTAGTTAATGTGCATGGACGTCAGTGATGTGACTGCCTCGTCCACTTATTTTGCTAAATATCTGATACTGCAGTGTATTATCACAATAAACTTTAGTGTCACTATATGAACAtgtgttaaagtgttttaattacaaatgcaaatgtagctttttcacagaagacattttgaaatgtcacagtag is part of the Anoplopoma fimbria isolate UVic2021 breed Golden Eagle Sablefish unplaced genomic scaffold, Afim_UVic_2022 Un_contig_12359_pilon_pilon, whole genome shotgun sequence genome and harbors:
- the LOC129115754 gene encoding hepcidin-like; translation: MKTFSVAVAVAIVLTFICIQQSSAVPVTEVQELEEPMSIDNPVAEYEETSVDSWQMPYNNREKRGIKCKFCCGCCRPGVCGLCCRF